The Hyperolius riggenbachi isolate aHypRig1 chromosome 3, aHypRig1.pri, whole genome shotgun sequence genome window below encodes:
- the LOC137562516 gene encoding vitelline membrane outer layer protein 1 homolog, whose product MLPTFAVTLLLLQATQTYSAFILVENGGPWGGWGGTQSCPEGTSARGFSLLVESPQGRGDDTALNAIKLYCAEPYSTTVKATVTSSAGGWGHWTRVQWCPSGDIVSFSLKVEQPIDGDDTAANNIMFQCSDLTILTGDGGPWGDFGGWSDICYSGVCGIRTRVEGSQGKGDDTSLNDVQLRCC is encoded by the exons ATGTTGCCTACATTTGCTGTGACGCTGCTCCTCCTACAAGCCACTCAGACCTACAGTGCCTTCATTCTAGTGGAAAACGGAGGTCCCTGGGGAGGCTGGGGAGGCACACAGTCCTGTCCTGAAGGCACGTCTGCCAGAGGCTTCAGTTTGCTG GTGGAAAGTCCACAGGGGAGAGGAGATGACACCGCACTGAATGCCATCAAACTGTACTGCGCTGAACCTTATAGCACCACTGTTAAAGCTACCGTAACCTCTAGTGCAGGGGG ATGGGGACATTGGACCAGAGTTCAGTGGTGTCCGTCTGGGGACATTGTCAGCTTCTCTCTGAAAGTCGAGCAACCCATCGATGGTGACGATACGGCAGCCAACAACATCATGTTCCAGTGCTCCGATCTAACCATCCTGACGGGTGATGGAGGACCCTGGGGAGATTTTGGAGGCTGGAGTGATATCTGCTACAGTGGTGTATGTGGAATCAGGACCAGAGTGGAAGGATCCCAAGGAAAAGGAGATGACACATCTCTTAATGATGTGCAACTACGGTGCTGCTAA
- the LOC137560903 gene encoding vitelline membrane outer layer protein 1 homolog: MLLRLTAILFLLQAMVAIGNTIGVGNGGPWGDWGDYQTCPPGTTARGFRLKVEGGQGGGDDTALNGIELSCTDHQSFDPRAAITSTVGRWGDWRGIQWCPSGQIMLRFSLKVEQPLGGIEDDTAANSISFQCSDGTVLYGDGGPWGEYGDWSDTCESGICGIITRVEKSQGSGDDTSLNDVQFSCC, from the exons ATGCTGCTGAGACTGACTGCCATCCTCTTCCTGCTGCAGGCCATGGTGGCCATCGGCAACACCATTGGTGTAGGCAATGGCGGTCCTTGGGGTGACTGGGGTGATTATCAAACCTGCCCTCCTGGAACTACCGCAAGAGGCTTCAGACTAAAG GTGGAAGGCGGACAAGGCGGTGGAGATGACACAGCTTTGAATGGGATCGAGCTGTCCTGTACTGATCATCAGAGCTTTGATCCCAGAGCTGCAATAACCTCCACTGTAGGAAG ATGGGGAGATTGGAGAGGTATCCAGTGGTGTCCTTCTGGCCAGATTATGCTGAGGTTTTCTCTGAAAGTTGAGCAGCCTCTTGGTGGGATTGAGGATGACACTGCAGCCAACAGCATCAGTTTCCAGTGTTCCGACGGCACTGTGCTGTATGGTGACGGTGGTCCTTGGGGAGAATATGGAGATTGGAGTGATACCTGCGAAAGTGGAATTTGCGGCATCATCACCCGAGTGGAGAAGAGCCAGGGAAGTGGAGATGACACGTCTCTCAATGACGTCCAGTTCTCGTGTTGTTAA